From the Jeongeupia sp. HS-3 genome, the window GAAGCAGTGGCTCAACTACCTGAAGCGGATTCATCCCGAGGCCGAAGCGGCGTTCGAGCACGTCAAAACCATCAAGGATGCCGAGGTAATCAGCGCCTGGCTGACCGACGGCTGCCCGATTCCGGTGCAGGATCGGGCGAGCCATTGAATCAATGCGGCTGCAGCTTCAGAACGGTATTTCCCTGCAGGGTTTCTTCCGCCTTGAGGCGCCACTGGCCGGCATCATCACCTAATTCCAGCTGCCAGCGATGCGACGGGAGTGGCTTGTCCAGCTGCGCGGCGTACAGCATCGGACCTTGCTCGACGAGCTTGAGCTGCTGATCGTGGCCGGCGATGGTCGGGTGGACGATTTTGAGAAACAGAGCCCCCTCGACTGGACGATTGAGCATGATGCGGATGGCTCGGCTGTCGTCGCTGATCATGATTTGCGCGCTCAGGCCCAGTTCACGTGCCTTGTCATCGCGCGCCAGCCGCTGATTGATCTCTTGGCCTTCCTTGTAATAGTCATCCGAAACCAGGCTATCTTCGCTTTTGAAGGCGATCACAAAGGTGGCAATGCCGGCAACGACAGCAATGGCCGGAAAGGCCATCAGAAACCAGGGCCAGGGCGATTTGTACCAAGGTGTTTGTGGTGGCGTGAAGGACTTGCTCATTACGGACCCTGCTTGTGTTCGTGACGTGATGGACAGCCGGGAGTCCTGAGGATTCCCGGCTATGCGGATTACTGACCGATGAATGTCGCTTTTTCCCGCGTGCTGATCTCGGGTTTATCGATCGCGGTAATGACGAAATGAATGTCGTGGCTGCCCTTGGTCGCGATCTGCGGATCGGCTTGCAGACGGATGCCTACGTCCTGTATTTCGGTCGGTGCGACATCGACCTCGCTGGGGCCGTCCATGATGACGCGCAGCCCGGGTAGCCCTTCGGCAGTGATCCGATAAACATGACGGGCTTCATCGGCGTTTTCGATCTGAACGCGATAATTGTTCTCCAGCCAGCCATCATCGGCTTCCCGCACCAGTGCAACGCGATCCCGGGCGATATTGACCTTGACCGGTTGGCGCAGCACCAGACTGGTGATCGTCGTCACCATGATGATGGCGAGCACGATGCCGTACATCAGGACGCGCGGGCGACCGATGCGCTTGAGCATCTGCCGTTCCGGGTAGTCGCCCTTAAGCGCGTTTTCCGATGTATAGCGGATCAGCCCGCGCGGGTAGTCCATCTTGTCCATGACGCTGTCGCAGGCGTCGATACAGGCGGCACAGCCGATGCATTCATACTGCAGTCCGTCGCGGATGTCGATGCCGACCGGGCAGACCTGCACGCACAGCGTGCAGTCGATGCAGTCACCCAGGCCTTCGGCCTTGTAATCGGCACCTTTTTTGCGACTGCCGCGTGCTTCGCCGCGCTTTTCGTCGTAGGACACGATCAGGGTATCGGCATCGAACATCGCACCCTGAAAGCGGGCATAGGGGCACATGTATTTGCAGACCTGTTCGCGCATCCAGCCAGCGTTACCGTAGGTGGCGAAGCCGTAGAACAGAATCCAGAACAGCTCCCAGCCGCCGAGGGCAAGGATCAGCATGTCGTGCCAGAGTGCACGAATGGGGGTGAAATAACCGACGAAAGTAAAGCCGGTCCACAGCGAGAGGACGATCCACGCGGTATGTTTGACCGTTTTTAGGCGCAGCTTGCGGGTATTGAGTGGGCCGTTGTCGAGTTTGATTCGTGAAGGGCGGTCACCTTCGACCCATTTCTCGATCCACAGGAACATTTCGGTGTAAATGGTTTGCGGGCAGGCGTATCCGCACCAGAGTCGCCCGCCGATGGTGGTCCAGGCAAACAGGCCGAACGCACACAGCAGCAGCAAGGCTGTCAGATAGATGAAGTCCTGCGGCAGAAACAGCAGGTTGAAGATGTAGAACTTGCGGGTGGAGAGGTCGAACAGCAACGCCTGGCGGCCATTGATCTGCAGCCACGGCACGGCATAGAAAAATAGCTGGGTCGCAACGACGAAGAAAATCCGCCAGTTGTTCCACAGTCCGGTCACCCAGCGCGGGTAAATCTTCCGGTGCGAGGTGTACAGATGAATCTGCTCGTACTCGCCGTCGTCCTTGACCACGGTAACGGGGATGTCCTGGAGTTTCTGTTTGCTCATCACGCCTTCCTACTGCTGTATCCGTGACGCATCGCAAACGGTTCTCGTTCTTGATCGGTGCATCAAGATGGTAAAACGGGCGGGGATAACCCGCCCGTTGCACATGCCGGAAGTTTTGCCGCTTATTTGGACGCGGTTTCCGGGTTGTTCGACAGACCATACACATAAGCCGCCAGCAGATGAACCTTGCTGTCGCCGAGGAAGTCCTTCCAAGGTGGCATGACGTTATTGCGACCGTTGGTGACCGTTTCGATGATGGTGGCTTCGGAGCCGCCATACAGCCAGGTTTTGTCGGTCAGGTTCGGCGCGCCGATGTCTTTGTTGCCCTTGCCGTCCGCGGCGTGACAGGCGACGCACACCTGCTGATAAGTCGACTGACCGCGCGAGGCGCGTAGCTCATTGTGCGGTTTGCCGGCAATCTGCATCACGTAGTTGGCGACGTCGCGAACCTTCTCTTCACCGAAGGCTGCACCAAATGCAGGCATCTGGCCGTGGCGACCCTTTTCGACCGTTTCAAGGATCTTCTCGGGCGTGCCGCCGTACAGCCAGTCGCTATCGGTCAGGTTCGGGAAGCCCTTGGCGCCGCGTGCGTCAGCGCCGTGGCACTGGATGCAGTAGGTGTAAAACAGGCGCTGGCCCATTTCACGCGCTTCCTTGTCTTGCGATACCTTGGTGATGGGCATGTTCAGGTATTTGTCGTAGATCGGGCCATATTTGGCGTCGGCCTTGGCGACTTCCTGCTTGAACTGTCCGGTCGAGGTCCAGCCTTTGGCATTGCCAAAGATCACGAGGCCAGGGTAGAGCGCAAGGTAGCCCACTGCGAAAACGATGGTCAGGATGAACAGCCACAGCCACCAGCCTGGTAGCGGATTGTTGTATTCCTGCAGATCGCCGTCCCACTTGTGATCGAGAACCGCGGCTTTTTCGCCTTTCTTGAGCTTGATCACCGCCTGGCTCTTGAGCAGGACGGCAAGCCAGATCAGCGACACGATCACGATCACGGCAATGAAAATGCCCCAAAAACCGCTATAGAAATCTGTCATCTCATTCTTCTCCGTACGGCAGATTTTCAGGCGCGCGTATCGTGCGGGGTGTCATCGTCGAGGAGCGGTGCTTGTGCCGCTTCATCGAAACCGGCGCGGCTCTTGCGGCTGTAAGCCCAGATGCAAATACCGATGAAACAGCAAAAACTGCCGACGGTGACCGAGATGCGAGCGAGGTCCTGAAAATCCATGATCCGTATTACCTTTTGTTCTTGAGTGCCAGGCCGAGACCTTGCAGATAGGCGATCAGCACATCCATCTCGGTCTTGCCTTCAACTTCCTTGGCTGCACCAGCGATGTCCGCATCGGTATAGGGCACGCCCACCTTGCGCAGTGCGCTCAGCTTGGCTGGCATCGTTTCTGCATCGGCCTTTTGTGCGGCCAACCACGAGAACGATGGCATTACCGATTCCGGCACCACGTCTTGCGGACGCATCAGATGGGCGCGATGCCATTCATCCGAGTAGCGACCACCCACGCGGGCCAGATCCGGACCGGTGCGCTTGGAGCCCCACAGGAAGGGGTGGTCGTATACCGACTCACCCGCCACCGAGTAGTGGCCGTAGCGCTCGGTTTCGGAGCGGAACGGACGGATCATCTGCGAGTGGCAGTTGTAACAGCCTTCACGGATGTAGATGTCGCGGCCGGCAAGCTGCACCGCGGTGTATGGCTTGACGCCCTCGATCGGTTTTGTCACCGATTTGGAGAACATCAGCGGCAGGATTTCCACCAGCATGGCGACGCTGATGGTGGCGATCGTCAGGACGATCAGCCAGCCCACGTTTTCTTCAATCAGCTTCTGAGCCTTATTCATTTTCTGTAGGTCCTCTTACAGCTCAGGCGTGCGCAGGCACGGCCGGGATCGGCGCGTTGACCGGCTTGCCGTCAAATACGGTGCGCAGCACGTTGTACATCATCAGGAACATGCCGGAGACGAAGCAGCAACCACCGATGAAACGGATGAAGTAATACGGATGGGTTGCCTTGACCGAATCGATGAACGAGTAGGTCAGCGTGCCATCCGGGTTCACCGCGCGCCACATCAGGCCTTGGGTTACACCGGCAATCCACATCGACGAGATGTAGAGCACGATGCCGAGCGTGGCGATCCAGAAGTGGGCTTCAATCAGCTTGACCGAATGCATCTGTTCACGGCCGAAGAGGCGCGGAATCAGGTAGTAGATCGAACCAATGGTGATCATCGCAACCCAGCCCAGCGCACCCGAGTGCACGTGGCCCACGGTCCAGTCTGTGTAGTGGCTCAGCGCGTTGACGGTCTTGATCGCCATCATCGGGCCTTCGAACGTCGACATGCCGTAGAACGACAGTGCGGTCACCAGGAACTTGAGGATCGGATCGGTACGCAGCTTATGCCAGGCACCCGACAGTGTCATGATGCCGTTGATCATGCCGCCCCAGCTTGGCGCCAGCAGAATCAGCGAGAACACCATGCCCAGCGACTGAGTCCAGTCCGGCAGTGCGGTGTAATGCAGATGATGAGGGCCGGCCCACATATAGGTGAAGATCAGCGCCCAGAAGTGCACGACCGACAGGCGATATGAATACACCGGGCGGCCAGCCTGCTTCGGTACGAAGTAATACATCATGCCGAGGAAGCCGGCGGTCAGGAAAAAGCCGACCGCGTTATGGCCGTACCACCACTGCACCATCGCATCGACGGCGCCGGAGTAAGCCGAATACGACTTCCACATTGAGACCGGGATAAAGGCACTGTTGATGATGTGCAGCAGCGCAACGGCGAGGATGAACGCGCCGTAGAACCAGTTTGCCACGTAGATATGCTTGACCTTGCGCTTGGCGATGGTGCCGAAGAACACCACGGCATAGGCGACCCAGACAATGGCGAGCAGAATCTTGATCGGCCATTCCATCTCGGCATATTCCTTGCTAAAGGTCATGCCAAGTGGGTAGGTGATGACGCAAGAAATAATGACCAGCTGGTAACCCCAGAAGGTAAACGCGGCAAGGCGGTCGGAGAACAGGCGCGCGTTACAGGTGCGCTGGACGACGTAATAGCTGGTCGCAATCAGGCCGCAGCCGCCGAACGCGAAAATCACCGCGCTGGTGTGCAGGGCGCGCAGGCGACCGAAGTGGAAATATTGGCCCAGATTGAGTTCCGGCCAGACGAGTTGCGAGGCGATGAACACCCCGAGCAGCATGCCGACAATGCCCCAGACGACTGTCATGATGGCGAATTGCCGAACCACTTTATAGTTATATGTGGCTTGGTTTTCCATGGGAGCGCTCCGAATGTTCTCCAAGAACGGCGAGTTTTAAAATTTTTTATTCGAACGCAATGTTTTCTCTGGCGAGAGAACAAGTGCCGGGTGATGAAGGCACTTTGCGCAATTTACCGGCGCGACTATAGCGAGGCAGGCACTAGTTCAACCTTGATATAAATCAAGCCGGTCGACGACCAACGTGCATTTTACCGTGCCATACGTCCTTCAGTCAGTTGTTTTTTTCCCTTCGGGCCTCATTTGCGGGTGGTTGCTGCTCTGATCGATCATCGTCTTGCAAGATTCGATGGGCCGGCCCTTCCAGATCATCGAATTGCCCGCCGCGAATGGCATTCCAGAACAGAGCCCCAATCACGATGACCAACAGCACCGATAGCGGAATCAGCAGGTATAGGCTCTCCATCATTTACTCCATGGGCTGCGCGCCAGCCGCAAAGCGTTGAGGACGACCAGCAGCGAGCTTGCCGCCATGCCGACGCTGGCCAGCCACGGCGTGACCCAGCCGGCAACCGCGATCGGCAATGCAACCAGGTTGTAGATCAGCGCCCAAGCAAGGTTCTGCCGCACAATCTGCCGGGTGCGGCGGGCAAAGCCGATCGCCTCGGGGACGCGCTGCAGGCGGTTTTCCAGCAGGATGGCATCGCCGGCGCTGTGTGCGACATCGGTGCCGGCACCCATGGCGATCGAGACGTCGGCTGCGGCGAGCACCGGCGCGTCGTTGACACCATCGCCGATCATCAGCACGCGAGCCCCACCGGCCTGCAGCCGTCGCAGGTAATCGAGTTTTCCTTCCGGCGTAGCCCTGGCTTGCCAGTGGTCGATGCCGAAGCGTTGCGCCAGCCCGCCGGCGGCGATGGTCGAATCGCCGCTGAGCAGGTGCGTGCGCAGACCGCGGTGC encodes:
- the ccoO gene encoding cytochrome-c oxidase, cbb3-type subunit II, with the protein product MNKAQKLIEENVGWLIVLTIATISVAMLVEILPLMFSKSVTKPIEGVKPYTAVQLAGRDIYIREGCYNCHSQMIRPFRSETERYGHYSVAGESVYDHPFLWGSKRTGPDLARVGGRYSDEWHRAHLMRPQDVVPESVMPSFSWLAAQKADAETMPAKLSALRKVGVPYTDADIAGAAKEVEGKTEMDVLIAYLQGLGLALKNKR
- the ccoN gene encoding cytochrome-c oxidase, cbb3-type subunit I — protein: MENQATYNYKVVRQFAIMTVVWGIVGMLLGVFIASQLVWPELNLGQYFHFGRLRALHTSAVIFAFGGCGLIATSYYVVQRTCNARLFSDRLAAFTFWGYQLVIISCVITYPLGMTFSKEYAEMEWPIKILLAIVWVAYAVVFFGTIAKRKVKHIYVANWFYGAFILAVALLHIINSAFIPVSMWKSYSAYSGAVDAMVQWWYGHNAVGFFLTAGFLGMMYYFVPKQAGRPVYSYRLSVVHFWALIFTYMWAGPHHLHYTALPDWTQSLGMVFSLILLAPSWGGMINGIMTLSGAWHKLRTDPILKFLVTALSFYGMSTFEGPMMAIKTVNALSHYTDWTVGHVHSGALGWVAMITIGSIYYLIPRLFGREQMHSVKLIEAHFWIATLGIVLYISSMWIAGVTQGLMWRAVNPDGTLTYSFIDSVKATHPYYFIRFIGGCCFVSGMFLMMYNVLRTVFDGKPVNAPIPAVPAHA
- a CDS encoding cbb3-type cytochrome c oxidase subunit 3, producing MDFQDLARISVTVGSFCCFIGICIWAYSRKSRAGFDEAAQAPLLDDDTPHDTRA
- the ccoS gene encoding cbb3-type cytochrome oxidase assembly protein CcoS, giving the protein MESLYLLIPLSVLLVIVIGALFWNAIRGGQFDDLEGPAHRILQDDDRSEQQPPANEARREKNN
- a CDS encoding FixH family protein, producing the protein MSKSFTPPQTPWYKSPWPWFLMAFPAIAVVAGIATFVIAFKSEDSLVSDDYYKEGQEINQRLARDDKARELGLSAQIMISDDSRAIRIMLNRPVEGALFLKIVHPTIAGHDQQLKLVEQGPMLYAAQLDKPLPSHRWQLELGDDAGQWRLKAEETLQGNTVLKLQPH
- the ccoP gene encoding cytochrome-c oxidase, cbb3-type subunit III translates to MTDFYSGFWGIFIAVIVIVSLIWLAVLLKSQAVIKLKKGEKAAVLDHKWDGDLQEYNNPLPGWWLWLFILTIVFAVGYLALYPGLVIFGNAKGWTSTGQFKQEVAKADAKYGPIYDKYLNMPITKVSQDKEAREMGQRLFYTYCIQCHGADARGAKGFPNLTDSDWLYGGTPEKILETVEKGRHGQMPAFGAAFGEEKVRDVANYVMQIAGKPHNELRASRGQSTYQQVCVACHAADGKGNKDIGAPNLTDKTWLYGGSEATIIETVTNGRNNVMPPWKDFLGDSKVHLLAAYVYGLSNNPETASK
- the ccoG gene encoding cytochrome c oxidase accessory protein CcoG, with translation MSKQKLQDIPVTVVKDDGEYEQIHLYTSHRKIYPRWVTGLWNNWRIFFVVATQLFFYAVPWLQINGRQALLFDLSTRKFYIFNLLFLPQDFIYLTALLLLCAFGLFAWTTIGGRLWCGYACPQTIYTEMFLWIEKWVEGDRPSRIKLDNGPLNTRKLRLKTVKHTAWIVLSLWTGFTFVGYFTPIRALWHDMLILALGGWELFWILFYGFATYGNAGWMREQVCKYMCPYARFQGAMFDADTLIVSYDEKRGEARGSRKKGADYKAEGLGDCIDCTLCVQVCPVGIDIRDGLQYECIGCAACIDACDSVMDKMDYPRGLIRYTSENALKGDYPERQMLKRIGRPRVLMYGIVLAIIMVTTITSLVLRQPVKVNIARDRVALVREADDGWLENNYRVQIENADEARHVYRITAEGLPGLRVIMDGPSEVDVAPTEIQDVGIRLQADPQIATKGSHDIHFVITAIDKPEISTREKATFIGQ